The following are encoded together in the Coturnix japonica isolate 7356 chromosome 8, Coturnix japonica 2.1, whole genome shotgun sequence genome:
- the MMACHC gene encoding methylmalonic aciduria and homocystinuria type C protein isoform X2 yields the protein MPRAMELRVSERLQGALGPLGFEVRAFKVGWYNAVLQPAFHLPYPDDTLAFVVLSTPSMFDKALKPFVNKERLQIIRDPVDQCVCHHLSGVKEIFPEQKVDVMFDYEILPSRRPKFLAQTAAHVAGAAYYYQRKDVKFDPWGEKIFGVCIHPKYGGWFAIRGLLLFPDVQVPFLEQSAPVDCVSTEEKRTELLELFNFHWRDGRYRDIIEVKERYSEEQKTYFSTPPIERFKLLGLTHFTQ from the exons ATGCCCCGCGCCATGGAGCTGCGCGTGTCGGAGCGGCTGCAGGGCGCGCTGGGCCCGCTCGGCTTCGAGGTGCGCGCCTTCAAG GTCGGATGGTACAATGCGGTTCTGCAGCCAGCCTTCCATCTCCCGTACCCGGATGACACGCTGGCCTTTGTTGTCCTCAGCACGCCGTCAATGTTTGACAAAGCCCTGAAGCCTTTTGTGAACAAAGAACGGTTACAAATCATCAGAGATCCCGTGGATCAGTGCGTGTGCCATCATTTATCCGGCGTGAAGGAG ATATTCCCTGAGCAGAAGGTGGATGTCATGTTTGATTACGAGATACTGCCAAGCCGAAGGCCCAAGTTCTTGGCACAAACAGCTGCTCACGTTGCTGGAGCTGCGTATTATTACCAAAGGAAGGATGTGAAGTTTGATCCCTGGGGGGAGAAG ATCTTTGGCGTATGCATCCATCCCAAGTATGGCGGCTGGTTTGCTATCCGGGGGCTCCTGCTGTTCCCAGACGTTCAGGTACCATTCTTAGAACAGTCTGCTCCTGTCGACTGTGTgagcacagaagagaaaagaacagagctgctggagctgttcaaTTTCCACTGGCGGGACGGCCGCTACAGGGACATCATTGAAGTGAAGGAAAGGTACTCTGAGGAGCAGAAAACCTACTTTTCCACTCCTCCAATAGAGAGATTCAAGCTGCTGGGGCTGACACATTTCACACAGTAA
- the MMACHC gene encoding methylmalonic aciduria and homocystinuria type C protein isoform X3 — translation MHGHRAVTHGAGRSSAGSCWVGWYNAVLQPAFHLPYPDDTLAFVVLSTPSMFDKALKPFVNKERLQIIRDPVDQCVCHHLSGVKEIFPEQKVDVMFDYEILPSRRPKFLAQTAAHVAGAAYYYQRKDVKFDPWGEKKIFGVCIHPKYGGWFAIRGLLLFPDVQVPFLEQSAPVDCVSTEEKRTELLELFNFHWRDGRYRDIIEVKERYSEEQKTYFSTPPIERFKLLGLTHFTQ, via the exons ATGCACGGACACCGGGCCGTGACACACGGAGCGGGGCGGAGCAGCGCCGGGTCCTGCTGG GTCGGATGGTACAATGCGGTTCTGCAGCCAGCCTTCCATCTCCCGTACCCGGATGACACGCTGGCCTTTGTTGTCCTCAGCACGCCGTCAATGTTTGACAAAGCCCTGAAGCCTTTTGTGAACAAAGAACGGTTACAAATCATCAGAGATCCCGTGGATCAGTGCGTGTGCCATCATTTATCCGGCGTGAAGGAG ATATTCCCTGAGCAGAAGGTGGATGTCATGTTTGATTACGAGATACTGCCAAGCCGAAGGCCCAAGTTCTTGGCACAAACAGCTGCTCACGTTGCTGGAGCTGCGTATTATTACCAAAGGAAGGATGTGAAGTTTGATCCCTGGGGGGAGAAG aAGATCTTTGGCGTATGCATCCATCCCAAGTATGGCGGCTGGTTTGCTATCCGGGGGCTCCTGCTGTTCCCAGACGTTCAGGTACCATTCTTAGAACAGTCTGCTCCTGTCGACTGTGTgagcacagaagagaaaagaacagagctgctggagctgttcaaTTTCCACTGGCGGGACGGCCGCTACAGGGACATCATTGAAGTGAAGGAAAGGTACTCTGAGGAGCAGAAAACCTACTTTTCCACTCCTCCAATAGAGAGATTCAAGCTGCTGGGGCTGACACATTTCACACAGTAA
- the MMACHC gene encoding methylmalonic aciduria and homocystinuria type C protein isoform X1: MPRAMELRVSERLQGALGPLGFEVRAFKVGWYNAVLQPAFHLPYPDDTLAFVVLSTPSMFDKALKPFVNKERLQIIRDPVDQCVCHHLSGVKEIFPEQKVDVMFDYEILPSRRPKFLAQTAAHVAGAAYYYQRKDVKFDPWGEKKIFGVCIHPKYGGWFAIRGLLLFPDVQVPFLEQSAPVDCVSTEEKRTELLELFNFHWRDGRYRDIIEVKERYSEEQKTYFSTPPIERFKLLGLTHFTQ, encoded by the exons ATGCCCCGCGCCATGGAGCTGCGCGTGTCGGAGCGGCTGCAGGGCGCGCTGGGCCCGCTCGGCTTCGAGGTGCGCGCCTTCAAG GTCGGATGGTACAATGCGGTTCTGCAGCCAGCCTTCCATCTCCCGTACCCGGATGACACGCTGGCCTTTGTTGTCCTCAGCACGCCGTCAATGTTTGACAAAGCCCTGAAGCCTTTTGTGAACAAAGAACGGTTACAAATCATCAGAGATCCCGTGGATCAGTGCGTGTGCCATCATTTATCCGGCGTGAAGGAG ATATTCCCTGAGCAGAAGGTGGATGTCATGTTTGATTACGAGATACTGCCAAGCCGAAGGCCCAAGTTCTTGGCACAAACAGCTGCTCACGTTGCTGGAGCTGCGTATTATTACCAAAGGAAGGATGTGAAGTTTGATCCCTGGGGGGAGAAG aAGATCTTTGGCGTATGCATCCATCCCAAGTATGGCGGCTGGTTTGCTATCCGGGGGCTCCTGCTGTTCCCAGACGTTCAGGTACCATTCTTAGAACAGTCTGCTCCTGTCGACTGTGTgagcacagaagagaaaagaacagagctgctggagctgttcaaTTTCCACTGGCGGGACGGCCGCTACAGGGACATCATTGAAGTGAAGGAAAGGTACTCTGAGGAGCAGAAAACCTACTTTTCCACTCCTCCAATAGAGAGATTCAAGCTGCTGGGGCTGACACATTTCACACAGTAA